The sequence below is a genomic window from Acidobacteriota bacterium.
AGATTGGGATTGGGATAACCGACGCCAAGCACAATCGCGACACGGCCCTCATCATAGAGCGCCTTGATCTCGCCCATCGCGGGATGCAGTCCAAACTCATTTGAGATGATCGTTGATGTTCCGTTGTTGGTCTTGAGTTCCGCGTCTCTGAACGCCAGTGTCGGGCGCAGGCTGTGGTACCGCGCATCGGTGTAAGGGACAACCGTGTTGAAGCCGTCGTTGCCGCCGGCGAGTTGTATCACCACGAGCTTACGCCTTGGGGTGAAGTCGATCTGTTCGCCTCGCGCGGCGGACAGCCAGAATTTTGGGATGACGATGCCCACCGTCACCATCCCGGCGCCACGCTTGATGAACTGCCTTCTCGTGACCGGCATCGGTTCTCCCTCTAGTTGAGCTGGAACTCGGAGAGGCACATGATCAGATGGATCAACCCGCGCACCTTCTTATCGATGGTAAGATCGTCGGGCGCAAAGCCGGCCGAGTTGCCGCCGTCGTCGCTTTCAAGATAGTTTCGGAGCGCAGCCACTATCTCACTCCCGACATCGAGCGGCCCTAAAATTGACAGTAGCTTCTTTACAGTCTTCTTCGAGTTCTTCTTCGCTAAAGACCTCAATTGCTCTTGTGACAACCACAATCCCGGCGCATTCAGATCGCGCGTCCTGTTGATTGCCAGCAGATCTGCGTAGGTGAATCGGTTGAGCAGCGTCGACGTGTTGATCCACCCGAGATTGAGCTTCCACCCGGACACGTCGGGCGGGTTGAACAACTCTTGCCCCAGGAATATCGAGACCGCAGGCAGTATGTTGTTCGAGGCTGCTTCTCGCGCCGATGCCCCGGGATTGTACCTTGCGCCGAGCATGCGGATGGGGCCAACTATGATCTCGACAGGTGACTTCACCAGAGCGAACCGCGCACGCTGGCTGAAGAACTCATCCGAAGTGAATATGGCACTCACAAGCTCTTTGATCGAATGGTTGCGGTTCATGTAAACATCTGCGAACTTCTCAATCGTCGCGCGGTCAATAGCTTCGCCCAACGGATAGACAAAGAAATCGAAGAGCTTCTTGACGACGTATCGCGCAGTTGCGCGGCGCGCGCAAATCACCCCGATCACATCCGCACCGTCAAGGTTCCCAGTCCGCGCCCATTGTGTGCCACCGTAGATGGTCTTGGTGGTGTTGTCGTGCTCTGGAGGGTTCACGATGAACTGGTAGCTGAATGGGTTGGGATCATTTCGCGGGTGAAAGAACTTCCATCCGGTGAAGGCTCGCGCGATCTCTTTTACATCTTGCTCGGTGTAGTTCGGCTCGCCAGTCACCGCGTCGGTGATGCCCATCGTGAAAAGCTCCTGAAGCTCGCGAGCGAAGTTCTCGTTCGGCTTGCCGCGCACGTTGGTAATTCCGTCGAGCCACAGAAGCATCGCGGGATCCTGTGCAACTCTTAAGAGCAGGCTCTCGAACTGGTCCAGCGCGTGACTGCGGAGGGTCAGGTTTTGATTGTAGACAAAAAGATCGCCTGTCTTTGACGCTGATGTAGCGAAGTGGTTGTGCCAGAAGAGAGTCATCTTCTCTTCGAACGGGCGGCGGGTATACGTCATCCGGGTGAACCACCATCGCTGAAGCTCGCCTCGGTTGAACCTCGGAAAGTCGAACGGGTCCGAAAAATCGAAACTACTCCGCAGCATATCCTCCATTGCGCGATTGTCGATCTGCTCGTAGTTAATCAGGAGGTCGACAGCGCCTTCGCGGCCGCGTGAGGTGATGTCATCGATTTCGGCAGGGCTCCCGCCGAACCCCATTCGTCTGAGGAGATGAGCGGCCGCATCGTATGTAATACCCGCCATCGGCTTACACTCCTACGAGTCTGCGCGAAGGCCAACCATAGCTTGCTTCTGCGTTGC
It includes:
- a CDS encoding DUF1800 domain-containing protein: MAGITYDAAAHLLRRMGFGGSPAEIDDITSRGREGAVDLLINYEQIDNRAMEDMLRSSFDFSDPFDFPRFNRGELQRWWFTRMTYTRRPFEEKMTLFWHNHFATSASKTGDLFVYNQNLTLRSHALDQFESLLLRVAQDPAMLLWLDGITNVRGKPNENFARELQELFTMGITDAVTGEPNYTEQDVKEIARAFTGWKFFHPRNDPNPFSYQFIVNPPEHDNTTKTIYGGTQWARTGNLDGADVIGVICARRATARYVVKKLFDFFVYPLGEAIDRATIEKFADVYMNRNHSIKELVSAIFTSDEFFSQRARFALVKSPVEIIVGPIRMLGARYNPGASAREAASNNILPAVSIFLGQELFNPPDVSGWKLNLGWINTSTLLNRFTYADLLAINRTRDLNAPGLWLSQEQLRSLAKKNSKKTVKKLLSILGPLDVGSEIVAALRNYLESDDGGNSAGFAPDDLTIDKKVRGLIHLIMCLSEFQLN